The following coding sequences are from one Augochlora pura isolate Apur16 chromosome 6, APUR_v2.2.1, whole genome shotgun sequence window:
- the Hem gene encoding nck associated protein 1 Hem, with amino-acid sequence MARPIVPSQQKLAEKLTILNDRGIGMLTRIYNIKKACGDAKSKPGFLSDKTLESSIKTIVKKFPNVDIKALQTITNLRNEIIKSLSLYYYTFVDLLDFKDNVCELLTTMDACGVHMDITINFDLTKGYLDLVVTYVSLMILLSQVEDRKAVLGLFNAAHEMVHSQSDPSFPRLGQMIMDYDAPLKKLSEEFVPHSKLLKNALTSLWPIYPGRNLSADTWRADKKLSLVDSPGKILKAVATDTMSCETLSLDRIERWVILGFTLCHSFLSQEQPSKLWTTALESGWVLALFRDEVIYIHQYIQVFFESIKGYSKRVSEVKECYSQAVQTAGYRHRERRKFLRTALKDLGLILTDQPGLLGPKALLVLMGLSHARDEVLWLLRHGVNPPTQGKSKGRGGEDLVDRQLPELLFHCEELRALVKKYSQVLQRYYVQFLSGFDAPALDQMIQNLPVCPEDEGAILSDMCSKIASLTVKQVEDNELFDFRAFRLDWFRLQAYMSIAKCNMNLADNRELASFMDTVLFHTKMVDNLDEMLVETSDLSIFCFYSKVFEDQFHMCLEFPAQNRYTVAFPLICSHFQSCTHELCPEERHHIRERSLSVVNMFLDEMAKEAKNIITAICDEQCNMSDKLLPKHCALLISQVVNRKKKDKNKKNMYEIHKPGIESYRKTREELTTMDKLHMALTELCYAINYCPTINVWEYTFAPREYLHQHLESRFARALVGMVMYNPDTSEIAKPSELFVSVRSYMNVLQTVENYVHIDITRVFNNALLQQTQELDSHGDKTIASLYTQWYSDVLLRRVSAGNICYSGNQRAFVSLSVEGAIPFNAEEFSDINELRALAELIGPYGMKMLSENLMWHIASQVQQLKKLAAGNKDVLIALRTNFDKPEVMKEQFKRLQQVDNVLQRVTIIGVILSFRQLAQSALVDVLEERIPFLLSSILDFRHHLPSGDPMRVVSEMTSAAGLTCKVDPTLTAALRSQKSEVDEDEHLLVCLLMVFVAVSIPKLARNENSFYRASLEGHSNNIHCMATAINNIFGALFTICGQNDIEDRMKEFLALASSSLLRLGQEADKEAIKNRESVYLLLDQIVQESPFLTMDLLESCFPYALIRNAYHDVYKLEHSQP; translated from the coding sequence atggcGCGACCTATTGTACCTAGTCAACAAAAGTTGGCTGAAAAGCtaactattttaaatgacAGAGGTATTGGTATGTTAACccgtatttataatataaagaaggCATGTGGCGATGCAAAATCAAAGCCTGGTTTTCTCTCTGATAAAACTTTAGAGTCTTCTATAAAGACAATTGTCAAAAAGTTTCCTAATGTTGACATTAAGGCGCTCCAAACAATTACAAATCTACGCAATGAGATTATTAAATCTCTGTCTCTATACTATTACACATTTGTCGATTTACTAGATTTCAAAGACAATGTTTGCGAACTTCTAACCACAATGGATGCTTGCGGTGTTCACATGGACATCACAATAAACTTTGACTTAACCAAAGGTTATTTGGACTTGGTTGTTACATATGTGAGTTTGATGATACTTCTGTCGCAAGTAGAAGATCGTAAAGCAGTTCTGGGGTTATTTAATGCAGCTCACGAAATGGTTCATAGCCAATCTGATCCCAGTTTTCCTCGTCTGGGTCAAATGATCATGGATTACGATGCGCCGCTAAAAAAGCTATCAGAAGAATTTGTCCCACattctaaattattgaaaaatgccCTCACTTCATTGTGGCCTATTTACCCAGGAAGAAACTTGTCTGCAGACACATGGAGAGCAGATAAAAAGCTAAGTCTGGTCGACAGTCCTGGAAAGATACTTAAAGCAGTAGCAACCGATACCATGTCTTGCGAAACTTTGAGCTTAGATAGAATAGAGAGATGGGTTATTTTAGGTTTCACGCTTTGTCACTCATTTTTAAGCCAAGAGCAGCCTAGTAAACTCTGGACCACTGCTTTAGAGTCGGGCTGGGTTTTAGCCTTGTTCAGAGAtgaagtaatttatattcatcaaTATATACAAGTATTTTTTGAAAGTATAAAAGGATATAGCAAGAGAGTATCCGAAGTGAAAGAATGCTATAGTCAGGCTGTACAGACAGCTGGCTACAGACacagagaaagaagaaaatttttaagaacagCATTGAAAGACTTAGGTTTAATTTTAACCGACCAACCAGGTCTTTTAGGGCCAAAGGCATTGTTGGTTTTAATGGGACTCTCTCATGCCAGAGACGAAGTACTATGGCTTTTAAGACACGGCGTTAACCCTCCGACACAAGGGAAAAGTAAAGGAAGAGGCGGAGAAGACTTGGTAGATCGTCAATTGCCAGAATTGCTGTTTCATTGTGAGGAATTAAGAGCATTGGTAAAGAAATATTCTCAAGTACTGCAGAGGTATTACGTGCAGTTTCTGTCGGGATTCGATGCTCCTGCTTTAGATCAAATGATTCAAAATCTTCCAGTGTGCCCCGAAGACGAAGGAGCAATTCTGAGCGACATGTGTTCGAAAATAGCTAGTCTAACTGTAAAACAAGTCGAGGATAATGAACTTTTCGACTTCCGCGCATTTCGTTTGGATTGGTTTCGATTACAAGCGTATATGTCTATTGCAAAGTGTAACATGAATCTTGCCGATAATAGAGAATTAGCGTCCTTTATGGACACGGTATTATTTCATACCAAAATGGTAGATAATTTGGATGAAATGTTGGTAGAAACATCCGACTTGTCTATCTTTTGTTTCTACAGTAAAGTATTCGAAGATCAATTTCACATGTGCTTAGAATTTCCTGCTCAAAACAGATATACCGTTGCATTTCCCTTGATCTGCAGTCACTTTCAAAGCTGCACACACGAACTCTGTCCAGAAGAACGTCATCACATCCGTGAAAGAAGTCTCTCTGTCGTCAATATGTTCTTGGACGAAATGGCTAAAGAGGCAAAGAACATTATCACAGCCATTTGCGACGAGCAATGCAACATGAGCGACAAGCTGTTACCAAAACATTGCGCTTTATTGATTTCGCAAGTAGTGAATCGGAAGaagaaagacaaaaataagaaaaacatGTACGAAATTCATAAGCCGGGCATAGAAAGCTACAGAAAAACGAGGGAAGAGCTTACCACTATGGATAAGCTTCATATGGCATTAACGGAGTTATGTTACGCAATCAATTACTGTCCTACCATCAATGTATGGGAGTACACGTTTGCACCAAGAGAATATCTGCATCAGCATTTAGAATCAAGATTCGCCAGAGCACTTGTTGGCATGGTCATGTACAATCCAGATACTAGCGAAATCGCTAAGCCATCGGAACTCTTCGTTAGCGTTAGATCTTACATGAACGTCCTTCAGACTGTCGAGAATTATGTACACATAGATATAACGCGTGTATTTAACAATGCTCTCTTACAGCAGACCCAGGAATTAGATAGTCACGGTGATAAAACTATTGCTTCGCTTTACACGCAATGGTATTCCGATGTTTTGCTGAGAAGAGTCAGCGCCGGGAATATTTGTTACTCGGGCAATCAAAGAGCATTTGTAAGCTTATCGGTGGAAGGCGCGATACCCTTCAACGCAGAAGAATTCTCCGATATCAACGAGTTGAGAGCATTGGCTGAACTGATCGGACCGTACGGCATGAAGATGTTAAGCGAGAATTTGATGTGGCATATAGCGAGTCAAGTCCAGCAGCTGAAGAAGCTGGCCGCTGGCAACAAAGACGTTCTAATCGCTTTGAGAACAAACTTCGATAAGCCGGAAGTGATGAAGGAGCAGTTCAAGAGGCTGCAGCAAGTTGATAACGTGCTACAACGAGTTACGATCATAGGTGTAATTCTGAGTTTCAGGCAGTTGGCGCAATCTGCGCTGGTCGACGTCCTGGAAGAACGTATACCGTTCCTTTTGAGCTCGATCCTAGACTTCAGACATCATTTACCTTCCGGCGATCCGATGCGCGTTGTTTCGGAAATGACGTCAGCGGCAGGTCTAACTTGTAAAGTCGATCCAACGTTAACTGCAGCTCTCAGAAGTCAGAAGTCCGAGGTAGACGAAGACGAGCATTTGCTCGTTTGTTTGCTGATGGTCTTTGTGGCGGTTTCGATCCCGAAATTAGCGCGAAACGAGAACTCGTTTTATCGCGCATCTCTCGAAGGACACTCgaataatatacattgtatGGCGACTGCTATAAACAATATCTTCGGTGCGCTATTCACTATTTGCGGTCAAAACGATATCGAGGATAGAATGAAAGAATTCCTTGCTCTAGCGTCATCCAGCTTGCTTAGATTAGGTCAAGAAGCCGATAAAGaggcaattaaaaatagagaatcGGTGTACTTGCTGCTGGACCAAATTGTCCAGGAGTCACCGTTCTTAACGATGGATTTATTAGAAAGCTGTTTCCCGTATGCATTAATACGCAACGCGTATCACGACGTGTACAAGCTGGAACATTCACAGCCATAA